The Setaria viridis chromosome 9, Setaria_viridis_v4.0, whole genome shotgun sequence sequence GACATCTTGCTCTTGCTTTGGTCTCATTTCGGAGCCTTTCAGCTCCAAACGCATCATCTGAGGTCTTCCTGGACCAAATGCTGCATTTGATGGCTTCCCTTGTGCCCCTGGATTAGGTTGGTGCTTTGTCTGCCAGTTGAATGGCTCATTCGGTCGGGATTGCTTCATTGCAGACTGATCTAGCCTCCAATTCTGCTCTGGGTCATACCATTGGCCCATAGGTGATTGCTTCCTGACTGGCTCTTGGTTTGGAGGATTACACCGCGTGCGCTCCTTGGCATCACTTCTAATGTCTGCATAAAGGTTTACGTGACAGGAGTCAGGTCAATGCAATATGTAACCGAGAGTCACCGCAGCATGCGATCAAGGAAGTGTGATTACTCACTTCCATCATCATCCATTTCATCGAAGAACTTCGAAACCAAAGCAGGTTTCCAGCACCAAGAAAGGGTCCAAGTTTGTCAGAACAACTGTAACAATGCTAGATGAAGTAAAAACAAAAACAGAAGTTTCTGTGTCTGGTACCTCAGATAGCTGGATTGAAGTGCATGGTGTCGCAAACAGGGCAGCCTCGTCCATTGGAGGAGAAGGCAGACCCCCTTCTTCCTGATCCAGGCAAGAAGCATCCACTGATTGTGGTGTGTGATCTGTGAATTGTTTCAGCAAGACCATATTGAGCAAAAGCAGAACAGGAAGAACTGGCAGTGAAAAGTACATTTGCTTCTGCATTCTTTACCTACAATGGGACCTCCATCATTCACCCACTCATTAACTGTAGACTTCCAACCCCTACAATTTCGGATGAAGCATAACATCAAACATGGCAATACTAGAAAGCTGCATAGGAACAAACTGGCACCTAAAATGGTGGCCAAGCAGTATGAAGAAATAGACACATTTAGCATGGAAAAGCATAAGCAGCTTACTCAATGAGCGATCGGATGAGTTGCCGAATCTGCTTTGAGGCATGCTTTCTCAGCGGTTTCACCGCCATTCCAATCTCAGTAGCCTATATGACCAACCGAGAGATATGAACAAAGAAACAAAGGATAGTTCATGAAGCACATGCGGCGGCAGTTTCATCACGGCTCACCATGATGGCGTCCACCGTGAATTCCAGCTGGCGCAGCCTCTGAAGCAGCTCGAGCAACTCGGCCTCCGACTGCAAGTGAGAAGAACACATAGCTGGGCCGATCAGAAAAGGCTAGAGCCAACATCAAGAGGTCAGGAAAGAAACCGGCGGTGCCGCGGAGGGGGAGGCAAGGGAGGACCTTTTCATGGGCATTGGAGAGAGCGGCCTTGACGCGGAACGcctcggcgacgacggcgtcaTTCCGCGGCGCTGCGCCGCCGTCGTTGGTGACGACCTCGGCGCGGTCGGAGCTGCAGAGGCTGGGGACGCTGGCGGCGCCCtcggggaggaggagcgccggCTGGCCCGGGGTGGGGAGCCCCGGCGCCTCCGGCTGCGGAAGGGCGATAAGCGCGGTGTAGAGGCGCTCGGCGATGGCGtcgcggcgcgcgcggagggCGTCggggtggtcggcggcggcgacccggaTGGCGGCGTCGATGGCGTCGAAGATGCTGGCCCGCGCACCGCTGAAGAACCCCCGCCAGTActccagcgacggcggcggcggcggcggcgccatccgAGCCAAGATCGGCCGCCGCCGATCAAACCAAAGCTCTCGCCTTTCTTGAAGATTGCAGTCAATCAAGGTTGGTTCTATTTTTAGTCTTGGAATTTAATGCTAGGCGTTTTTCTTGATCTCGCGGTTATCGGTCCAATCCAATGGAACCGCGAAAAATTTATGTCTCAACCGGCGATGGATCCGtcgaggagagaggagggaggacagagagagagagaaggaagctCGCGCGGCTTCTTTTCTTGGGCAGCGCGATCTGTCTCTCTTGGTAACGGCGCCGCTGTATCTGTCTGCCTGTCTACGCCAAGCTGGGGGAGgtagaggcggaggcggaggtggaggtggaggagggcgaCCATGGAGAGCGACAGGGACGGGGCGGGTTGGGGGTGGGCCGGCTGGTGCTGCGAGGAGGAccgcgatggcgatggcgatggcgagtGGGAATGGGAATGGAATGGATGCcgcaatccaatccaatccggATTCCTGTGGATTTTCTTCACGATGCGATTCGATGCGAACGAGAAAAGGGAGCAAATCCCTGAGGGGATGGGGGGGCGTCATCGATCGATTCGTTGCGCTCGTTGGAGACTTTGAGGTGACTGGGCCCTCTACGTAGTCAGG is a genomic window containing:
- the LOC117840185 gene encoding probable mediator of RNA polymerase II transcription subunit 26b isoform X2 codes for the protein MAPPPPPPSLEYWRGFFSGARASIFDAIDAAIRVAAADHPDALRARRDAIAERLYTALIALPQPEAPGLPTPGQPALLLPEGAASVPSLCSSDRAEVVTNDGGAAPRNDAVVAEAFRVKAALSNAHEKSEAELLELLQRLRQLEFTVDAIMATEIGMAVKPLRKHASKQIRQLIRSLIEGWKSTVNEWVNDGGPIVDHTPQSVDASCLDQEEGGLPSPPMDEAALFATPCTSIQLSEFFDEMDDDGNIRSDAKERTRCNPPNQEPVRKQSPMGQWYDPEQNWRLDQSAMKQSRPNEPFNWQTKHQPNPGAQGKPSNAAFGPGRPQMMRLELKGSEMRPKQEQDVSVAQRRLKPTVPKPSPRQDENSVRAKLELAKEAKLEATKRKLQEGYQEFNNAKKQRTVQMVDPQDLPKQGNRNLALNGKARNSNNIWNRLGMRR
- the LOC117840185 gene encoding probable mediator of RNA polymerase II transcription subunit 26b isoform X1 produces the protein MAPPPPPPSLEYWRGFFSGARASIFDAIDAAIRVAAADHPDALRARRDAIAERLYTALIALPQPEAPGLPTPGQPALLLPEGAASVPSLCSSDRAEVVTNDGGAAPRNDAVVAEAFRVKAALSNAHEKSEAELLELLQRLRQLEFTVDAIMATEIGMAVKPLRKHASKQIRQLIRSLIEGWKSTVNEWVNDGGPIVDHTPQSVDASCLDQEEGGLPSPPMDEAALFATPCTSIQLSEFFDEMDDDGNIRSDAKERTRCNPPNQEPVRKQSPMGQWYDPEQNWRLDQSAMKQSRPNEPFNWQTKHQPNPGAQGKPSNAAFGPGRPQMMRLELKGSEMRPKQEQDVSVAQRRLKPTVPKQPSPRQDENSVRAKLELAKEAKLEATKRKLQEGYQEFNNAKKQRTVQMVDPQDLPKQGNRNLALNGKARNSNNIWNRLGMRR